In the genome of Massilia sp. UMI-21, the window GTGCAGTTCCATGCGGCGGTCGGCCATCTCGATGAAGGCGCGCTCGGTGGCGTCGACGCCCATCAGGTTCGGCTCCGGGTGCAGGCCTTCGAGGTAGGTGCAGATCGCCCGGGTTTCGCTGAGCGCGCGGCCGTCGTCGAGCACCAGCACCGGCACCCGCGCCAGCGGGTTGAGGGCCAGGAAGTCCTCGCTGCGATGGACGCCGGCATTCAGGTCGATGTCGACCAGTTCGATGCCGTCGATGCCTTTCGCGGCCATGAACATCGCGACGCGCCGCGGGTTCGGCGCACGGGGGCTGGTATAGAGACGCATTGCTATCCTTCGATCATGAAGAAGGACCCATCATAGCCGGTTTTCAGGCCGGCTCGGTCAGCGCCACCGGTCCGGCCCGGGGATGCGCGGCCGCCATCCAGGCCGCGACCGCGTCCACGCAGCCCGGCGGCAGGTGCAAACCGAGCTTGGTCCGCCGCCACAACACGTCTTCGGCGCAAGCGGCCCACTCGTGCCGCATCAGGTAGCGCAGCTCGGCGGCAAACAGACCGGGCGCGACCTCTTCGCCCAGGTCCTCGATGCGCGCGGCGCCCGCCAGCAAGATCTCGACCCGGGTGCCGTAGGCACGCGCCCAGCGTAGTGCCAGGCTGGCCGGAAGCCACGGGTGGCGGCGTTCGAGCGCCGCCACCCAGCGGTCGAACTCGCGCACACCGCGGCTGTCAGGCGTACTGCCGAACAGGTCGCCGCCAGGCAGCACGGCCCGCGCCGTCCACCCCGGCTCCGCCCGGCCGAGCCTGCCGGCGATCCAGGCGCCCGCTTCCTCGGCCAGCCTGCGGTAGGTGGTGATCTTGCCGCCGAAGACGGACAGCAGCGGCGCGCCCGCCGTGTCGTGGCCGAGCAGGTAGTCGCGCGTGGCGGCGCTGGCGCTGGCCGCCGCGTCTTCGAGTAGCGGCCGCACCCCGGAATAGCTCCACACCACGTCCGCGGGCCCGAGTTGCCGCCGGAAGTAGCGGTTGGCGAGTTCGCACAGGTAAGCCGTCTCGGTGGCGGCGATCGCGACCTCGTCCGGGTCGCCCTGGAACTCGACGTCGGTGGTCCCGATGAGCGTGAACACGCCCTCGTAGGGCATCGCGAACACGATGCGGCCATCGGGGTGCTGGAAGATGTAGGCGTAGGGGTGGTCGAACAGGCGCGGCACCACGATGTGGCTGCCCTTCACCAGGCGCAGCCGCCGCCCGGGCGCCTGGCCGGTGGCGAGATGGGACACGCGTGCCGCCCACGGACCGGCTGCGTTGACCAGCAGGCGCGCCTTCACGCGCCGGCTGCGCTCGCCGTGCACCAGGGTCGCCATCCAATGGTCCGGATGGCGTTCGAAGGCCGTGCAGCGCGTGTGGGTGAGTACGGTGGCGCCGCGCTCGTGCGCGTCGAGCGCGTTGAGCACCACCAGGCGGGCGTCGTCGACCCAGCCGTCGGAGTAGACGAAGCCGCGCGTAAAGGCCGGCTTGAGCGGGCCGCCGGCAAGGTGCCCGGCCAGTTCGACCGCGCTGGATGCGGGCAGGAAGGCGCGTGGCGCCAGGCGGTCGTAGAGGAACAGGCCGGCGCGGATCATCCAGGCCGGGCGCTGGGCGCCGTCGTGCGGCATCACGAAGCGCAGCGGATGCATGATGTGCGGCGCGCTGCACAGCAGCACCTCACGCTCGGCCAGCGCCTTGCGCACCAGGCCGAATGCGCGGTGTTCGAGGTAGCGCAGGCCTCCGTGAATCAGCTTGCTCGAGGCCGAGGACGTATGCGCGCCAAGGTCGTCCTTGTCGCACAGGAGCACCCGCAGGCCGCGCCCGGCCAGGTCGCGGGCGATGCCCGCGCCATTGATGCCGCCGCCCACGACCAGCACCTCGCATTCCAGCAGGCCGTCTGCCGTTCGATCCGCATCGCTCATGTCACCTCCTGTGCGCGGGACGGGCCCGCCTGGCCGGCCCAGTGTAGGGACCTGCCGGCGGAGCGTCTTTGCCTGCATCAATTATGCTGAGAATGCCGCCGTCCGTGTGTAAAATCGCCGCATGCACAACTCATCGAGCGCCGCGGCGCGCGCCTGGGTCCGCATGCCTTCCGGTAAGCGCCTGGACCTGCTCAACCCAACCCCCTTCGACTGGGACGATGCCGACCTGGCGCTGGGCCTGGCGCGCACCTACCGCTGGGGCGGCCATTCGGCATGGCCGCTGTTATAGGCCCAAACTTATCTATAATAATTACGAAATTTTGTCATCAGGTGCTCGTTCGAGTCACTTGCTTGGAGAGATTGTTTTCTCCGGTCAACGACGTTCTACCCTACAATAAACGTAACATTAACAATTCTTCACGCGGCTGTTTGTCCGTGTTGACTAGTAGCGCCCACTGCCGTCTACAACCTGTGACCTCGTACCCTCAATGAAAAGCTAACAAAGGCGCTGAACCGCGCTAGCCCCGTATTTCTTACCACGTGCAAAGTAGTACACAGCCGCCTTAGCAAAGGATCACCGGCAAGGTTTTGTGTTAAAAATATTAACCGCAACAGGAGGTCGAAATGAAGCACGTGCGTGTCTGGGCCAAAGTGAAATTAGACGCTAGTGGAAGTTCCATCCGCCTTCCGGTGCTTGTCATAATGGCTTCAGAAAAAATAAGCGTCTTGGAGCCGCTACTTAACTATTTTCTTTCTCGCCACAACGAGCGTAGCCATTCTTGGATGATCAAGCTTTGCCAGATTGTTGGGCAGCTTATCGATTACATCAACGCCAACCCTCAGGTTCTAAAGCCAGTTGATCTTTTTCGTGGTTTTATCAATGCTCAATACAACGGCACCATCAGCGAAAAAGGAGAGGACCCAAGCTTTCTGTGCTGGTTCTCATCTAATGCAAGAACAGTAAATCCAAAGCTACGTATGCTCGAGGAATTTTCTGACTGGATGGTGCGAAAAAACTATATTCCTAGCTCGCTAAATCCGTGGACCGCCGCTACTGCTTCAGAGCAGCGGTTCGCGTGGATTGCGTGGTATCGTCAAAACCAATTTTCTTTCTTGGGTCACTTAGGAATCGCCGGCAAGAAGTCCCCCGAGTTAGCCAAGGCCAGAGATATTAAATTGAGGCGGCAGCCCTTGGGCAAGGCTAACGCCGCGAAAGCATTTCCGACAGATTTTGAAGCTGCTCTATTCCGCGACGGCTTTGTGCGACACGGCAAGGAAAACCAATCAGACATACTGGAAAAATTTGATTGGCGGGGAATCTGCATTGCAATGTTGCTCATGTATGGGGCAAGAAGGTTATCGGAACCATTCCAACTCTGGACTGGCGACGTAATGGAGAACCCCACGCGGCCAGGCGAAGCCCTGGTTCGCATCTATCATCCAGTAGAAGGACAAGCGCCAGAGAATCCAAAGATCAACGGCCGAAGGGCTGCTAACCGTCAGGCATACCTTCAAACTTTTTATCCAAGATATGTGCCTCGGAACTGGGCTCACGGCAACTACCATGCAGGATTCAAAGGGCGCTCTTTTACCGACCAAAAAGCACAGTACCTTCATGTTCACTGGCTCCCCTCTAATATGGCTGAATCGTTTTTGTATGCCTATCACAATTATATGGAGCAACGCGCACTCCTTGGTATTGATAGTTCACGCCATCCATTTGCTTTTGTATCGCACAAAGGCAAACATAAAGGTGAACCGTACACGATCAGTTCCTTTTCTGCAGCTTGGAAGCGCGCGGTGACACGCATTGGGCTACCTCACGCGAAACTTTACGGAACTACTCCACACGGGGGCAGGCACAGTGTTGGAATACGTGCTAATAGAGCTGGCATCAATAGATACGACGCGAGAGAAATGTTTGGACATAGCTCATTGGAGTCGCAAGACGTCTACAGGGTTCCCACAACAGAGCACGTTACTGAATCGCTAGATGCTGCAACACAAAGAATTTTGAATGAAGAAATCCTCACGGCCGGCGTCAACACGACAGCGAACAGCCAAATTAATCTGATCGACGTTTGGGAAGATTCGATGCAGCATAATCGCACCCAAATGATGAGTGTTTTACAACGAAAAAATATAGGAAAATAAGTTGACTGAACAACGCAGCGAATCCACGTCCCTTTCCGAGCATACTCATCCTGATGTGGTATTCGAAGGCTTAATTAAAAAAATCAAGAATAATAATAACCGATCCAGTCAATATGCTGTTCGCGCCATCGAATGGCTCGAGATCCTAAATTCCGTGTGTCGCGAACTGTTTGAAGCTGGGTCTAAAGATTTTTCAAAAAGAAACGTCTCTCATCACTGCGCCCCATGTGGCGGCCCGATCCTCACAGATCAATCGATATATAAGCCGCGCCATCGCGAACTTATAAAGGCATGGGCCAAATATGCCGGTGGGACGACACGGGATGAGAAAACATCTGTAAAAAAAGTCAGCGTGACAGAAACGTCCCTGGAAAATGACAGACGTGCGATTTTCGCGCATCCGGACGAAACGCACGCGGATCTGTTGAGTAAGATGTTAGCTAACCCAAATTCGAAAGAACCAGTAATCGTAAAGGCTATCCTGCGTCTCAATATCCTGCATGACGTCTGTAAAAAACAATATGCAATGGGTAGCAGAGATTTTTCGATGCGCAGCCTTGGTGCTATTTCGGCTCCCTTAGGGGGACCGACTTTTCAGGATAAGTCAATCTACCGGCCGACAAGTCGTACTTTAATTGAATCGTGGGCTCAGTTCGCTAATGGGTACACGCGAACGCCGCCTCAACTGTTGAGAGAGCAGGATCGAAAAGAGACGGTTGACTATATCGAAAATTACTTTCAACGTACCGATCGGTTGCCAAGTTATGAAATGATCAAGAAGGAAGGGATGAAAAAATTTCTTGGCCCTGGAAAATCTCAGAGTGCACAGACAAACCGCATCATTAGCTCGATGGAACTATGGCGCCAAAGTTGGACAAAGAATGTATCGCCGGAGGTGAGCGCTGTATGTGATCAGCTTTTCGTACGACTAGAAAAGATTCCAACCGTTCAGGAAGTTCAAGGGATTCTTGACGTCACTCATCCAAAAGAAGACAGCGCGCTCTTTACAGAAGTCGACTGTTGGCGGAGGTACCGTTTCGCTATGGACATGTGGATTTTCGCGCCAACCACTGACGAGACGTGTTTTTTATGGCTGGTACTTCACCCGGAACTGGGGCAGTGGCGTGAACTCGTGGTCGCCTACCTAAACTCGCGACCAACACACCGAAAAAATTTGAACTTGGCCTTACACGCTTTTTTTTCAAAATATCTGCTAGACGGTAATTTAAAGCTCACGCCGAAGTCTTTCCTGGCTGAAGATTATCTGCCTCCCGATTTTTCTGACTATTCCACAAAAGAGCCTGGAACTGTAGGCAGAAAACACGAACGCGCCGCGATTAATGCTTTCATTGATTACGTACTTGACCGAGGAAGCGATTTCATCGATATTGATGCTCACGGCCACCGAGTACGCAAAGCACAGTACAGGAACAATTGAGATAGCCCCCTGATTCACCAGACACGGTCGGTGCGGTATCCTTACGGATAGGAATACGACTGTGAATATGACTAGGAACAACCAAACCATCGAAGTAGTGACAGTGTCCGAGGAGCGGCGCCGTCGCTGGTCAGTGCAGGAGAAAGCTGCACTGGTCAAGGAAACGTACGAGCTGGGGATGAGCGTATCGCTGGTCGCTCGCAAGCACGGCATCAGTGCCAGCCAGCTGTTCAATTGGCGCAAGCTGGAACGCGCGGGCGCCCTGGTGGCCGTCCAGTCAGGCGAGTCGGTGGTGCCGGCAAGCGAACTGGCTGCCGCGCGCGCCCAGATCGCACAACTGCAGCGCATGCTCGGCAAGAAGACGATGGAGGCGGAAATCCTGCGCGAAGCGGTCGAGGTAGCGCGCGAAAAAAAGTGGATTGCGCGCTCACCCTTATTGGACAAGGACGGCCAGTGAAGCCGGTCTGCGCTGTCCTTGGTGTAGCGCGCTCGAACGTGATTGATCGCCTTGCGCGTCCTGCGGACTGGATCGACGGTCGCACCTTGATCAGGCTTAACCCGGTTGCTGACGCGATGATTGCGGACGCCGTACGTGCCGAGATCACGGCATTGCCGACTTACGGCTATCGCCGCGCCGGCGCCCTGGTGAACCGCACGCGCAGCCTGATGGGCCTGCGGCCCGTCAATCACAAGCGCATGTACCGTGTGATGAAAGCAGAGGGTTTGCTGCTGCCAAAGTCGCCCAAGCGCCGGGACAGCGGCCGCGCTCATGATGGCAAGGTAGCCGTCGAGGAATCGAACCAGCGCTGGTGTTCGGACGGCTTCGAGATCGCCTGCGACAACGGCGATGTCGTGACGGGCGTATTCATGAAGGATTGCTGTGACCGCGAGATCATCGCCTGGCGTGCCTGGATTGGCCGCGGCCTGCCAGGAGAACCGGTGCGCGACATGATGATCGAGGCGGTAGAGGCACGCTTCGGAAGCACAAACGAGCGGGCGATTACGCTTGAATTCTTGAGCGACAACGGCGGCGCTTTCCGGGCAATTGAAACGCACGCCTTGGCACATGAACTGGGCATCAAGCCGGTGCACACGCCTGTCAACAGCCCGCAATCGAACGGCATGGCCGAGAGCTTCGTGAACACGTTTAAACGCGATTACGTCGGCGACATGGACCGGCGTGACGGCGCCGTCGTGCTGGCCCAGCTGCCCGACGCCTTCAGGCATTTCAACGAGGTGCATCCTCACTCGGCGCTGCGCTATAAATCGCCGCGCATGTTTAGAAAAGAGCGACCGCGTCAGGCTCTGGAAACTGACGCTAACTGTCGAGTCCCGTTTGATCATAAACGCGTTTAACGAATAACTCCGGCCGCTTTTGTTGCCATTCCTTGAGAGCGAGGATGGGGGTTTTACTGCCGATGGCGCGTTGTGGAATGTGGTGGTTGTACAGCTTCAGATAGTTCAGCAAAGTGGCCTGCAGATCGGCCCGGCTATCGAAACGGGTCTGCTGCAGCAATTCGTTGATGCGCCCGTTGAAGCGCTCGACCATGCCATTGGTTTGCGGATGGCGTGGCGGCGCCAGGCGATGTTCTGCAGGCAGGGCTGCGCAGGCGACGTCGAATGCGTGTTTGCCGCTGGGCTTCTTGTCCTTGGTGGTGAAACGGTCGGTGAATTGCGAGCCGTTGTCGGTCAGGATTTTGCTGATCTTGATCGGCGAAGCCAACTTCAAACGGCGCAGAAAATCGACGCTACTTTTCTCCGTCATGTCGCTGTAGATGTGCATGAAGACCCAGCGCGTGGCGCGATCGATAGCGACGAACAGATAGCGGCGTGAGGTCTCGTCCGGCATCTGCGGCAGGTACTTGATATCGATGTGGATGAAGCCGGGTTCGTAGTCCTTGAAGGTCTTCTTCGGCGTGATCTTCTCTCCCTCTGCCGTCGCAATCAAGTCCGTCAGGCGCGACATGCCTTCACGCTTTAGCAGGCGCGCAATGCCCGCGCGCGAGACGGCCGGATTGATGTACTGCTTGGTAATGAACAGAAGATCGTCGAGCGGCAGGTAGAGTGACTGGCGCAGAGACAGAACAATGGCTTCCTGGGCCTGGCTCAAGGTTGTATGCAGTGTGTGAGCGCGGTGCGAGCGATCGTGTACGTCATCGCGTCCAAGCCACTTCTGTGCAGTGGCTCGCGTGATGTTGAAAACCTTGGCAGCTTCTCTGGAAGACAGGCCCGAATCCTTGATCTCCTGGCGGATCTTCGGTGTGGTACGGGCCTGTGGATGAATGCGTGAACTCATGCTGCCAACTGCTCCTGGTGCGATTGAATGCCGGGACTGCTGAACCCAGCAATCAAGTCGCCCAGCATAGCTTTTGCACGAAACAAAGGCCAGCTACGGCGAGGAATATGATCGCACGATACTGAACAGCTAACTAAGCATCAGGCTGTGTCCGGGAATAGCGGGGCAAGATCACAATTTCTCTAACACAAATTCCACGACTCCTATTAAGCGCTCTAACAATACCGTCAACCGCAGGGTTGCCGTGGGCGCACTTCAGGATCTCCAGCTATCTTATCTTACGCAGCTAAATCCGAATTTTGAGCAATGGCGGGTGTATGCGGTCGGCTGGCTGGCGTCTACAAAAGTAAATTTAGGCGCCGCCAAAAGCGCAATCAGGGAAATCTTTGTTGACTACATTGCGGCTGAGCGTCTTCCTTCTGACCCATCAACATTACTTTCTTCTGAATGGCAGCGCGAAAATCCCATTCCGTCCTATCGCGAAACGGCGCTTAAAACAATAGGAAGCAGACACGCGCGCGCGCACTTCGTTAAAGCTAATGAGTTTATCGATTATGTGCTGGAAAATTATTATTCTGCTGAAGACGACTACGGGCGACGAATTGTATCTGGGGACTTCCGAAACTTCCTTATCGAACAAAGCGCCGACATCCCGTCTGGGAAAGGCCAGGGTGCACACTCGAATAAAGAAGTCCTTCCCAGCCGATACATTAGATACATCCGTGACCTCATATGCCCAACTGAAGCGAAGAACTTTAGCGATTTGCTCTGGGCACAAGATGCAGTTTCGAATGGTGACTGGTTTCAAGTTACGTCCGAAAAAATCGACAAGGATGACCCAGATTGCGTATGGCGGATTCGGACTATCTTCGCCAAAGGAGCGCGCAAGCAACTGACAAAGTCTAAACGAGTTTACGAAATTTGGTATCCCGGGCGTACGATTGCCATGCTACTTAAACTGGAACTCCCACTCCGCACTTATCAGGTGAGGATGCTGGATAGTGGTGAGGCCGACACTTGGTGGTTTGAGGGAAGTACATGCGCCAGGAACGCGAGAGATGAACCGGTTTATTGTGCTGGACAGTTCCGAAAAAATGATTCTGATATGGCCTCCCATGTCGGTAATATGGAAAGACACGCAGGCGTATTTCGTCGCATGCCCGACAGCATTTCCGGAAAGGTTTTCGCGGGGTTATTTATAAACACGAACAAGACTCAAGATAGGGGCCAGGAACAGTGGGATCGTGGCTACGTAGTACCTTGGCAACACGGAAAAGTTCTGTATTGGTGCGAGCGTTTGCGAGATTGGCAAAGAAAATATAATCCAATTAGCGAACCGGTTCATTGCTCAGTCTTGCCAGACAAGGTACTTGGACCGAAAACTGAGTTGCAAAAACAACAGATGGGAAGCATGTGTTTTCTCTTCCGGGATCCTTGTGCTGCCCAGGCTAAGCGGGGATGGCCAATTGCGAATGGGAAGTTAGTGGTCTTGTGGACCAAGATTCTAGAAGAACTCGAAGATATTTGCGCAAAGAACGGGCATTCCGCTGTCGATGGTTCGCGGCTACGTTTTATACACAAGGACGATGCAGAGCGGAACTGTGGCTTATATTCTTTGCATTCACTTCGCGTTTCGCTGATTACACATCTTGCGACCGAGGGCGGTGTTGAGATGCAGATTTTGTCCGAATGTATTGCCGGACATGCGCGTATTCTAATGACTCTTTATTACAAAAAATCTGGTATTGCGTATGTTAGCGACGTTATGGAAAGTGCGTCAGAGCGAATTAGGGATGAAACGACAGAACAGAGAAATTGGATTCGCTGGGTAAAAGATGCAAGTCTCAGACAACTTGAAGTGAACTCTGCAGTCGTAGATGTGTCAGTAACGCAAGCTATAAAGGAAGCTTTCAACCAAGGAGGCTCGTCGTTAATCAGGACGAATCTTGGATTATGTGCAAAAGGTGGAATGGGATGCAGTAACGGAGGGAAAGTCATTGATGAGGATACAGGGGCCGTCACCTATGGCCCCACTCCTGGCTATCCTCAACAGAAAAATTGTGTAAGGTGCAGGTGGTTTATGACAGGCCCCGCTTTCCTTCAAGCTCTCGTTCACCATTGGAATCTTCTTCACTTCAATCTAGGGGACTCAGGCCGTCGTTATTTAGAGATGTCCTCTGAAATCACGTCGCTTGAGGCGGCGATGCTTGAATGCCAAAAATTGAATATGACGTTTGAGCATCATGCAAGATTGGAACAGCTTCGGCACTCATTAAGTGCCATTTATGACGGGAACGAGAAGATCGCTGAAGACTCTTTGGCCACGATGAAGCTAATTGTACGATGCAAACACATCATCGATGCGGCAGCTGATCCTGATAGCGATGTGGTCCTTCTCGCAGTGGGAGGTATGGATGAGGTTAAAATTAATGTTAGCGAATGCTCTGAATTAGAGCAGATTTTGACAGTGGCTGTTGGCTCAACCGTCTATGTCGATGAGGATGCTCAAAAAGCTGTGCTCAAAGCCGGCAACGCCTTTGATCGGATGTTAATGATGAACGGCAAGGAACCTGTTTTTTTCAAGCTGAGTGAAAAAGAATTACCATCAGTCGTTCTACACATGACAAGTCTGCTCCAGGCATATACAGGCAGCACTGGAGGAGCTGTACCTTTTATTGAAGGCATAGAACGACTTTCTGCCCTCGGCTTGAACGGAGAAAGCAACGAAATCGTCAAGCTCGCAGCTGCAGGAAAATCGTTCAACTTGAACTCTATCAAGCCGAGTAAGGTAATATCTATCACTTTCGGGGATAGTGCGCCCCTGCCCCGGCCATTACGGACTGCAGTAATGCGAGGAAAAAACAATGGGAAATGATGTTACTCTCAATCCGGAAGAGGTGTTGCAACAGTTGAAAGCGGGGGCGAAGTCAAAGCGCACAATAGACTCATTGGAAATCATCCATCTGGTCTGCAAAGAACAGTTCAACCGCAAAAGTTACAACTATAGCTACAGTATGATTGGTACATTGTCGGGGGAGCGCGGCGGGCCTACGGCCCAACCCATCCGTAATGCTACTGGCGCGGCTTATCGCACACTTATCGATACCTGGGCGCGGTTTTCAGATTCGGGAGCGCGCACCATGCCCCCGCAGCGGCCTTCTAATCTGCAAAATGATGTACTCTCGTTGATAAATGATTCAGTGGCACGGATTCTGGTACAAAAATATATTTCAGAAAACACCAAGCTTCGGAACGAGAATCAGTTGCTGAAAGTCGCTGCCAAGGACAGAGTTGTAATCGATCTTTCTGGAACCCAAGGTGGATGTAGCTGTACATTCGATGCGTTCGCCTCAAAGAATCTTCTTTTAGAACAGGAAATTTTCGCATTGAAGAGTGCAATCAGTGCAGAAACGATGCAAAGGAACGGTTGGGCGGGCGATGCAAACAGTGGGGCCGTGAAAAAAGGTCCGCTAACCATATTTAGTCCTGGCTTCATAACCGGCATCGCCAAAATTCTGAATGAATTTTGTGAAAATTGAACAAACCACTCTGCAGTCAGCTTCTGCGCGATGGCTGCCTAATAAGTGTCGACCGTCGTTGGAAAGTTGCGCAGAGTTCCAACTTGCGAATGCGCAAAACCGGCCGCCGCGCCCGGAATGGATGGTTTTGTGCAGCTGACTGATTGTTTTGACTTAAACAACTTGTGCGAGATGCTTTAACTCATCAAATCGCCTG includes:
- the glpD gene encoding glycerol-3-phosphate dehydrogenase, with the protein product MSDADRTADGLLECEVLVVGGGINGAGIARDLAGRGLRVLLCDKDDLGAHTSSASSKLIHGGLRYLEHRAFGLVRKALAEREVLLCSAPHIMHPLRFVMPHDGAQRPAWMIRAGLFLYDRLAPRAFLPASSAVELAGHLAGGPLKPAFTRGFVYSDGWVDDARLVVLNALDAHERGATVLTHTRCTAFERHPDHWMATLVHGERSRRVKARLLVNAAGPWAARVSHLATGQAPGRRLRLVKGSHIVVPRLFDHPYAYIFQHPDGRIVFAMPYEGVFTLIGTTDVEFQGDPDEVAIAATETAYLCELANRYFRRQLGPADVVWSYSGVRPLLEDAAASASAATRDYLLGHDTAGAPLLSVFGGKITTYRRLAEEAGAWIAGRLGRAEPGWTARAVLPGGDLFGSTPDSRGVREFDRWVAALERRHPWLPASLALRWARAYGTRVEILLAGAARIEDLGEEVAPGLFAAELRYLMRHEWAACAEDVLWRRTKLGLHLPPGCVDAVAAWMAAAHPRAGPVALTEPA
- a CDS encoding glutathione S-transferase family protein, with amino-acid sequence MRLYTSPRAPNPRRVAMFMAAKGIDGIELVDIDLNAGVHRSEDFLALNPLARVPVLVLDDGRALSETRAICTYLEGLHPEPNLMGVDATERAFIEMADRRMELHLMLETALCVRHTHPGLAVLEQPQFPDFGAAQGLKMRATARWLDGELARQPYVAGARFTIADITAFCALEFARGLLKFRPAEEGMPHLQAWRDRIAQR
- a CDS encoding tyrosine-type recombinase/integrase; translation: MKHVRVWAKVKLDASGSSIRLPVLVIMASEKISVLEPLLNYFLSRHNERSHSWMIKLCQIVGQLIDYINANPQVLKPVDLFRGFINAQYNGTISEKGEDPSFLCWFSSNARTVNPKLRMLEEFSDWMVRKNYIPSSLNPWTAATASEQRFAWIAWYRQNQFSFLGHLGIAGKKSPELAKARDIKLRRQPLGKANAAKAFPTDFEAALFRDGFVRHGKENQSDILEKFDWRGICIAMLLMYGARRLSEPFQLWTGDVMENPTRPGEALVRIYHPVEGQAPENPKINGRRAANRQAYLQTFYPRYVPRNWAHGNYHAGFKGRSFTDQKAQYLHVHWLPSNMAESFLYAYHNYMEQRALLGIDSSRHPFAFVSHKGKHKGEPYTISSFSAAWKRAVTRIGLPHAKLYGTTPHGGRHSVGIRANRAGINRYDAREMFGHSSLESQDVYRVPTTEHVTESLDAATQRILNEEILTAGVNTTANSQINLIDVWEDSMQHNRTQMMSVLQRKNIGK
- a CDS encoding IS481 family transposase, which encodes MSSRIHPQARTTPKIRQEIKDSGLSSREAAKVFNITRATAQKWLGRDDVHDRSHRAHTLHTTLSQAQEAIVLSLRQSLYLPLDDLLFITKQYINPAVSRAGIARLLKREGMSRLTDLIATAEGEKITPKKTFKDYEPGFIHIDIKYLPQMPDETSRRYLFVAIDRATRWVFMHIYSDMTEKSSVDFLRRLKLASPIKISKILTDNGSQFTDRFTTKDKKPSGKHAFDVACAALPAEHRLAPPRHPQTNGMVERFNGRINELLQQTRFDSRADLQATLLNYLKLYNHHIPQRAIGSKTPILALKEWQQKRPELFVKRVYDQTGLDS